The Flavobacterium psychrotrophum region AAGTAGCGTACTTATAGCCATGTTGCAAAACGTGTTCATATCGTGATTTTAACACTACAAAGGTCGTGCAGTTTTGTAGTATAAATAAAGTCAATATGGCGGCACTTTTCGTCGGTTTTTCTAAAGAGCAGACTTTCGGTATTGCAATGGGGTAAATTCTGTGTGGGCTTTAAAGAATTTGCCAAATACAGATTGGTCAGCAAAGTTAAGCTGGGCACTAACCTCTGCTACAGATAGTTTCTTGTTTTGAAGCAATACTTTAGCCTCCAGGATAATGGCTTCGTCTATCCATTCGCCTGCCGTTTTTCCGGTAAATTTTTTAAGCTGTTCAGACAGGTGTTTAGGGGTAATGTTTAGCCTGTCTGCATAAAACTGTACCGTGCGCTGGCTTCGGTATTCTTTATAGAGCAGTTTCTTAAAATTAGCAACTATAGGCTGAAGATTATCAGCATTAATTTTAATGCCGCCATCCTGCTGCCTGTGTACGGCATCTGATTCGTTTATCAGTATAAAAGTACTACTGCGCACAATTTCTGCTTCGTGCAGGTGGCCAGATTGTACAGTATCTTTTATAAACGTAAAAATACGTGCTATACGGCTTGTGGCCTCAGTATTGGGTTTGCAGTAATGGCGGTCGTCTTTTTCAAAAAAGTCGAAGCCCATCAGGTAAAAAACATTGGTACGGTTTGCCAGTAAAAAGCTGTCTTTAAAAAAAAGAATCTGCATTACCGGTGGGTTGTCCGGGTCTTCCTGCATGGTGCGCACTACCGTGGGGCCAAGTGTAATAATTGCAGGGGCTGTTACACGTTGTGTATATAAGCCTGCCTGCACATATATGGCGCCCTCTTTTAAGTAGCTTATAGAGTAGGTTTCGCTGCGGCGTGGCTCAGGGTAAAAAAGGCTGCTCTTGCCTATTTCCACAAAAAAGAAGTCCTTATTGCTTACCGGCAAATTAAACATTTTTTGCTGGTGCTGTATAGAGTAAGTGCTTATCTTTTTCATTTGCCCGTGCGCCCTTTATTTTTACACGAAGTTAGGCAAATTAGCTGTATATCTGCGAAAGTGCTATAAGCACTATGGCAACCAGGGCAAGGATGATACCCGCATAATTACGAACCGAAAGCTTTTCGTCAAAAATAAGTACGCCCGCAAGGCTGCCCGTTACAATAACGCCCATATTCATGGCTGCAAAAACCGTAGACGGATTTGTAGAAAATTCTTTATGCGCTTTAAGGTAGAACAGTATGTTTCCAAAATTAAAAATACCCACTAGTGCGCCATAGGCAATGTTCATGGTGTTTATTTTTTTCTTCATGAAGATGATCTCGTACAGTACAGCGCAAAATGTAATGATAAGCGCGCCAACAAAAATCATGAAAAGAGATGTGGTATATTCCGGTTCAGGAAAGAGCGCTACTTTTTTAAACATCGTGTCTACAATGCCAAACCCTAGTAGTACTGCGGCAGGGTACATCCACTCGCCGGCTGGCTTATCTGTTTTTTTAGAGAGGATAAGCAATAGTGCCGGCAGCCCTACAGCCAGCCCCATTAGTTTATAGTTATTAAAGTCTTCTTTAAAAATAAACCAGGCAGCCAGTATGGGTATGAATAATGACAGGCGCTGGGCAGCATCTGTACGTACTATGCCCACATTTTTTATAGATAATGCCAAAAACAAGAATATAGATGGCAGTAATAACATTAGTGTAGTATAAGTACCCCAGTGAGAGGTGTACAAAGCAATAGAAGGCTCTGGCTTAAAAAATAAATAACACAGCACTAATGCCACAACATAGTTGCAACAAATTATTTGCGTATTACGGATTACACTACAGCGGGCTGTTTTAAATATTATGCCTACCGATACACTGCATAATATGCTTAAAACAAGATAAAGCATGTTGTTCTACTGTTTAGGGATACAAAAATACGGTTTTCCGTAATTGGTGTGTTGTAAAATTATACCGAATAATTGTTTTTAGGTTATTTAGGGCATCACAACACAAATAAGGTGTGTTTTGTGCCACTTGTAACTTAACACGTAAAAATATTGAAATCTTTTTATATCCTAAGATTACCAACATTGTGTAAATTTGATGAATATTGACCAAATGTAAATGAAAAGAATTCTATTCCTTTTTTTATTGTTGCCGCTTATGGCAGCTTCGCAGGAAGATGCCTGGGTATATTTTACCGATAAGCCCGATGCGGCTTATTACCTTGCAAACCCACTTGAAATGCTTTCGCAAAAAGCCTTAGACAGGCGTGCACGCCAAAATATAGCCCTTGATGATAAAGATGTACCTGTAAGCCAAACCTATATAGATGCCGTAAGGACAAGCTTTGGCATTACCATAATGGCAAAAAGCAAATGGCTTAATGCACTGCACGTGCGTGGTAGCGCATCTGATATCCGCAGGTTAAGTAGCCTGAGTTTTATAGCATCAATAACCTATGCAGATAATACTCTTAACGGACGCAGAAAGACAGTTGCTACTTCAAAAAGCAAAGCAGTAAGCAAACAACTCAACACGCAGGCTGATTATAACTACGGTTCTGCTGCTACACAGATAGAGATGCTTAACGGGCACCTGCTGCACCAGCAGGACTTTACAGGCACCGGACTAACCATTGCCGTACTTGATAATGGTTTTCCTGAAGTAAATAACCTGCCCATATTTGAACACCTGTATAATAATAACCTTGTTTTAGGGACTTACAATTATGTAGACAGAACAGACGATGTTACCATAGGCGGATCTCACGGTACGCTGGTATTAAGCACCATGGCAGGTTATAAAGATGGACAACTTGTGGGCACAGCCCCTGATGCCTTTTATTACCTTTTTGTAACAGAAGATGATGCCGCCGAAAACCCTGTAGAAGAATCATACTGGGTACAGGCAGCCGAAGCAGCCGACAGCCTTGGGGTAGATGTTATAAATACATCACTAGGGTATTTTACGTATGATAACCCTGCTTACAGCTATACCTACGAAAATATGGATGGCAACACAGCATTTATGACCCGTGGTGCTAACGTGGCCTTTAGCCGTGGTATTTTTTTGGTTAACTCGGCAGGAAACAGCGGGGCAGGTAGTAATCCATATATTAGTGTGCCTGCCGATGCGTTTAATACGCTTACCGTAGGTGCTGTAGACAGCAGCGAACAATATGCATACTTTAGTTCTATAGGCCCAAGTGCAGACGGACGCGTTAAGCCTGATGTTATGGCTATGGGGCAGGGGAGTGCTTTTAGCGGTACAGACGGGAGTATAGGTGCAGGAAGCGGAACTTCTTTTTCAAGCCCTATTACAGCCGGGCTAGTGGCGTGTTTATGGCAGGCTTTGCCCGATAAAACCAATGCTGAGCTGCTACAGATCATTCGGCAGAGTGCTGACAGGTACAGTAACCCTGACGGTTTCTATGGGTATGGCATTCCAGATTTTTGGCAGGCATATCAAAGTGCTGCCCTTTCAGTAGCGGGACTTGCTAAAAACACTATTGAGTTGTATCCTAATCCGGCAACGGATGTTGTGTATGTGGTTTTACCCGATGAGGTTGTAGTATGTACGGCTGCTTTTTATAATAGCTTGGGGCAATTGGTTTTGCAAAAAACAATTAGCAGGGCAAATAATACAATAGACATTTCGGTATTAGCCAATGGTATATATAACTATACAATTTCTTTAAAAGATGGCTCCGCCAAACAAGGGAAGATTATTAAACTATAACCAATCATTTTATTGATGAATAAAATAACCCAACTCTTTAAGATACAATATCCTATAATACAGGCCGGAATGATATGGGCCAGCGGCTGGAAACTGGCCAGTGCCGTAAGCAATGCCGGCGGACTGGGATTAATAGGTGCAGGATCTATGTATCCGGAGGTACTGCGCGAACACATTCAAAAATGTAAAGCAGCTACTGATAAGCCCTTTGGAGTAAACGTGCCCATGCTATACCCTAACATTCAGGAGATCATGGATATCATTGTTGAAGAAGGGGTGAAAATAGTATTTACATCTGCGGGTAATCCTAAAACGTGGACATCCTTTTTAAAAGAAAAGGGTATTACGGTAGTACACGTAGTGAGCAGTGTAAAGTTTGCGCTTAAATCTCAGGAGGCGGGTGTTGATGCCGTAGTTGCCGAAGGTTTTGAGGCCGGAGGGCATAACGGGCGCGAAGAAACCACCACCTTTACCCTCATACCCATGGTAAGAGAAAAGCTTACTATTCCGCTTATTGCGGCGGGCGGTATTGCTACCGGCAGGGGGATGCTTGCCGCTATGGTATTAGGAGCCGATGGTGTGCAGGTAGGAAGCCGTTTTCTGGCTACTACTGAATCGTCATCGCACGAAAAGTTTAAGCAAATGGTGGTAGATTTACAGGAAGGTGAAACACACCTTACACTAAAAGAGCTTGCGCCGGTAAGGCTTATCAAAAATAAATTCTTTCATGATGTTATGGCGCTATATGCCACATCGCCCACTCCGGAGGACCTTAAGACACTCCTTGGGCGTGCCCGTGCAAAGAAAGGTATGTTTGAAGGCGACCTTGAGGAAGGGGAGCTGGAGATAGGCCAGATAGCAGGCCTGATAAATGATATTAAGCCTGCTGCCGATATTATAAAAGATATGGTCGAAGAGTTTGAGCAGGCGAAGAAAGAAATAGCGTTATTTTAGGGTTCTGTCATTACGAGGAGGAACGACGAAGTAATCTGATTATAAGATTACTTCGTTACTCGCCATGAAAGAGCTGTTTTGAACCCTTTATTTCTCAATTACAGTCTTTAACAAATCGCTATTATAAATATCTGCGGGCGAAATTACTTTTTCATCCATAGGGATGTTATTGCCATAACGCTCTTTCATTTTTTGCTGTACTGCCGGGGCTGATAAATTAAAATCTTTCAGCTTTTTCAGGTGGCCTACTTCAAGTCCGGTAGCATTTTTGTATAACTTCCAGATCAGTTCGCTGCAATAAATGCGGTCATCACTCCATTCAAAATAGAGGTCATAATTTTTCCCGTTCATGGCTCTGGCTGCTGTTTTCATTTTAGTTAAAGCTAAAGGTGTAAGAGCTCTAGTGTCTTTAAGTCGCTTTACGGTGTAGTGGCTATCTTTTCCACGGGCTATCCATGCAGATAAAGGGGTTTTTGTTACAGGTTGTATCGCTTCAAATACAAAATACCGCCCCTTGTCTTTATACACTATTCCGCAATGCGAGTATTCAGTGTGTGTAGCAAGCTGTATGGCCCTGCTTTGTGCTGAGGTTGAGGTCTGAAAGATAATGTCGCCATCGCGAAGCAGGCTTACATCAGCAGCCGTTTCTTTTTTACAGCCAATTAGACTAGTTATTATCAGCAGGAACAGTATTCTCATGGCGTGCTTTATAAACGTGTATCAGGTGTCTTAACTCTTTTTCTTTTATTCTCAGGTTTTCTATCTCAATCTCGATTGAATTGCCCTGATAAAAAAATGTAAGTACAGGTTCTTTATTTTCGGTTATGATGTTATCATTGTAGATGCCTTTCCATTGCATCAGTCCTTTATCGGGTATCCTGATGCCCTCTTCATCTAAAATAAGTTGCGGTTTTTTATTGCGGTACATTTTTATGGCCTGGTATACGAATAACAGCCCCAGGGGTAGCGTAAAATAAGCAACCGGCTTGTGCTTAACATTTTCAGAATAAAAATAGATGTAAGGTGATGCTCCCAGTAATATTGCTGCGATCCCTATTTTTTCGTATATCTTATAGGCCGAAATATAAATGTATGTTGCAGGTGGTACACCGGTATCATCACTGTAGAGATCGGGTTGGCTAAAGCGGCGTTCGAGCGCGGCAAGGGTTTGGCGCTGGGTCGCGTTAATAATTTCAAACCGGTTAGAAAAGCTACCATCCCGGTGTATGATTTTATCTGTAATAGCACGTTTTTTAAGTTCGTGCAGGTTACGTACATTACTGTAGGCCCATATCTTCCAGTAGACGACTGTAAAACCCCAGCATATAAAAGAGAGTACAAGCCCTACTAAAAAACCTGCAGCTACAAACCAACCGCTTTTTGTAATTGCCAGGAGGTAAAAAGAAGCCGCAAAAGGCATTAGTAAACATAGTAGAGGTAATACATTGCATAGCCATTTTCCTCTGGTAAGAGCTTTATCTACAGATACTGTGTATTTCATTGGTTCATTGGTTAAAATATAATGCAATATACAATGTGCCTGAAAATTAAAAACGGCTTTGACGGCTTTTTTCAAAACGTGCTTTGTATACTTTTATCAGCTGTTCTATTTCGAGGGCATTTTTGTCAAGGTTGTTTATCTCTGTACCTGTATGTGTTTTGTTGTAATTTACAACTAACATTTGTTTGCCCCGCCCTATGTGCTTTATTTGCGTTGAGGTAATTTGTTGCCACGCTATTAGGGCTGTATCCCGCAACGTTATACCTTCATTGCTAAGGATAATATGCGGCCCTTTAGTACGAAATTCTTTGTATGCCCGGTACAATAAAAAGATGGCAAAAGGCAGTGTAATAACAAAATGAAGGTAAGGTTTATCCGGATATGGATTGTAAAGCAATTCACGTATTACGATACCAATTAAGAACAGTGCGAATACTGTAATGATATAAGGGGTTGCTTTTGCTTTGTATATCTCAGTTTTGTCTCTTACCGAAAGGTCTACATGAAAAACATCCGGTTGCTGAAATTTGCGTTCCAGCTGTTTTAAGCGTTCTTTTTGTGAAGGTGTCTTAATTTCGAGCTTTTGCATAAAACTGCTATCTGCCCAGATGAGGTGGTATTTTAGTGCATCACTTTTTAATTCGTGAATATTACGCACATTTTCATATGCCCATATCTTCCAACTTACAGTTGCATACTGCCAGTAGGCAAATGCTATAAGAGTGCCAACAGGAAATCCAAGCAACCCAAGCGGAACCTGGTGTAGTGCCGCACCTATAAAAATGCCTGCAAATATTGAGGTAAGCCAAATGGCTAAAGAAGTAAAGGGTATTAGTAACCGTCCCTTTTTTATGGCCTGGGCTACAGTATAAGTTGTGTTCATGTAAAAGTAAAATGCCACGCTTGCAGGCGTGGCATCAAATATAAAGAAACTTCTCTTAAAATTTATTTTCTACTTCAGCAGCCTGAAGCATAAGGTAATGCAGGTCAGTATTTTTTACAAAAGGCTTCAGCAATTCGCTCCCTGGGCCAAAGGCTGCCAGGTTAACGTAGTCTGCGCTGTGGTCCATGCTTATCCAGCCCACGCTGGTATAGCTTTTCTGCATCTCTGCAAACGACTTAAAAGGAACTTTTTTGTAGTTGTACAGCCCGTCTTCTTCTTTATTCAGACCTGAATAATGGCTTAGTATACTCTTTGCTTCGTCTTCGGTAAGTGTGTGCCCGTTGCCATAAGCAATAAGCTCTCGCACTTTAGCAGGGGTAAAGTCGGGCTTTATTTCGTTTAGCAGCCACTCATTAGTATGGGTAAACTTCTGTATGCTGTCAAAGTTGTCATTGGCATTCTTGCCATAAATTACACCTGGATTTGCGTTACCGTGGTCGGTTGTGATGATAACAAGTGTTTCTTTATCCTGTTCGGCAAAGTCAATGGCTACTTTTACAGCTTCGTCAAAAGCGGTCATGTCATAGAGTAGCGCACCTACATCATTAGCGTGTGCGCCCCAGTCTACTTTACCGCCTTCTATTTGCAGTACAAAACCATTCTTGTTGCCCTTCATGTGGCTTATGGCTTTCTGTGCCATTTCGGCAAGGGTAGGAGTATTGTTCGTTAGCTCTTTATCATTAGTACGATCAAGACTGTAGGGTAAGCCATTATCGCCAAACACTCCTAAAACCGATTTTCCGGGAGAGGTGGCCAACATCTCCTGGCGTGTGCGTGCCACCTGCCAGCCTTTAGCCTTATAAGCGGCATACATATCTTTCTTGTCTTTACGGTGGCCTGCGCTAAAATAGTCGTTACCGCCGCCCATCATAATGTCAAAGCCCAGTGCCAGGTAATCTTCGGCAATGTCTTCCATCGCGTTGCGGCTGTCGTTGTTTACACAAAAACCTGCCGGGGTAGCGTGAGTAATGGGTACTGTGGTAACACAGCCCGCCATTTTACCTGCCTTTTTAAACTTTTGCCATATCGGCATATACTTTTCGCCATTAGGACCTACATTAAGCACGCCATTTTTAACGCGAACGCCACCGCCCCATGACGAACTGCCGGCAGAAGAATCTGTAACTATAGAGCTTGCCGAAGCTGTATCCATAAGGGCATTAGTAACACGACTGTCTTTATAAAGCTGTATCCAGTTACTGCCTTTACCGTTTTTGCGGCTCAGGTACAGGTCGGCCATATTAAGCGTACCTGTGCTCATACCGTCGGCCACCATAAAGATGATGTTTTTGGCTTTTTTATTTTTATTGAGGATGCCTGTATCAAATACAGATGCGGTGCTTTCTAAAGGATTGATAAGGGCAGCGCCTAATGTGAAGAGCGAGCCGTTTCGGAAAAATTTTCTCCTGTTCATTATAAATTGGAATTTTGCCAAATTTAATAACATTTACAGCACTCAGCATTACCGGAGGGTTAAATTAACACAGGCAGGAGGGGGCAAAAAAAATCCCCGCACAATGTGCAGGGATTCTTAAATATGATCTTGTAAGAATTACCTTCTTCTTTTTTCTTTGATCTTGGCTTTTTTACCAGTAAGATCGCGGAAGTAGAATATACGAGCTCTTCTAACTTTACCTCTTTGGTTAAGTTCGATTTTTTGAAGTGCAGGCATGTTAAGTGGGAAGATACGCTCTACACCTACAGCACCAGACATTTTACGGATAGTAAATGTTTGAGTGATACCGGCGCCCCTTTTCTGGATAACAACACCTTTAAAGAACTGAGTTCTTGTTTTTTCACCTTCTTTAATTTCGTAGTACACAGTAATAGTGTCACCTGCGCCGAAATCAGGAAAATCTTTTTTTGTAACGAATTCGTCTTGTACGAATTTTACTAAATCAGACATGCTTTTTAGTTTTAAATGTTTGCATCAGAACAACATACCACGATTTTCGCCAGAGGTTGACCCGATTGAGGGTGCAAATATAAAACTATTTTTTGAAGTGCAAAGTAAAAATATAAAGTTTTAAGGGGTTAGTTTAGATTGTGTTAGAACTAATTCATGTTGTAGTCATCAATTTCATGTACAATGTTCCATTTCCCTTTTTTTCTTTCCATAACTATCACCTTAAAAGTGCCCAGGTATAGCCCTGCACTAATGCTTTTAGCTACTGTAAAAATACAGTACTTTTTTTGATATAAAATAGGTTTAGAAAACGAATAAACATCAGTAGTTACATTACCCGCTTTAATCATATTGACATCAGGGAAATTACTTTTGTTTATTAGCGATATACCGGTAAGGTTAAAATCTTTCGCATCCCACTCTTTGTCTTCCCATATGCTATCTGTTTTTATATATCCATAGTTGTATGCCATTTCATCAAAATCTTTTTGGTTGTAAAGCGTCTCTGGTGCTCCATCATACCGTTCCATATTTCCGGTCGAAGGATTTATAATTTGTCTTCCATGAAAGATGTCTATGGTTTTTTTATTGCTTATTATTTGCTTTAGAATGACTACACTATTTGATTGCCTGACAGAATTAGTTAGGTAGTAGTTTACAGGATCATTGCTTCTTATTGCTGCGCACCCAGTGGCTACTATTATTACAAGAAATATGAAAAATGTTTTCATGGTCAGTTGCAGGTATTTCCGACAGGCGAAGCACCTTGGGTCGGATATCCAATCAATTCTGAATTGTATCTTGCAATGATTCGACTCCTGTTGTTATTTTCATTTGGATATAGTGTATTAAATATAGGTGCTTCCTGAAGGCTACCCCAAGCTAAGTCAGTATAAATCTGTTGAGGTGCAGCACCTTCAGTTACTGGTGTACCTGTTTGATATTCTTGTAATGCGGAAGCCATAACATTTACATATTGATTAGCCATCTCTTCATGATGTGCCTGGATTGAAGAGCCGGGATAGGTTTTGTCAACAAATTTTTGAAATAAAGTTGGAAAATCATTATAGGCTGAAGAGTTTTGAGGAACTCCGTTATGATAATCGTCGAAAATGCTCATAAAGTACGCATGTATTAATTCATGTATTAAAAGAGTAGCTCTCCCCAGTTTAGTTGCATTACTAAAAGGAAAATCAGAATTTAAAGTTACAGTATAATTGTAAGGTGAATTCACAACTGTATTAGCTGGGCTTCCACTTGCAATTGAGGCTGATTTAACTGTTGTATTATATGTACTTCCATTTGCATCCAATTTAGCAAATATTTTACAGATATCTATATCAGAATTGTTTTTAATAGCATTTAATACACTAGCACTGCATTGGTCAAGTTGCGAGTAATTTATTTCCTTTTCAATTAAAAATGGTTTGATGCTAGAATAATTCCACGGATTATTTTTAATTGAATCGACAATTTCGGAAACAAATTCCAAACTCTCCTCACTAAACCCATTCTCATCTAAATAATCACAAATATCCTGAGCAGCCTCAACATTAGACTTCGCTAAATTTAAAATATCAATGGCCATTTCTTTAGTAATGTTGCTGTACAAATTATCTAAAACAAACTTTGCCACATCTTTACTTGCACCGGAAAAATTATTTAGCTTCAATTGTTCTACCATAGGTATCCTTACATCTACATTTGCGGCACTTGTCATAGTAGCACGTTGGGTTGGGGTAAGGTCATTATTGTAAAAATTTTGTTCTGCTGTTGGTATCGTCAGTAGCGGAAATGTGATTATGGCATCATCTTTATCAGGGTCATACGGCGGAATATTAGGGTTATAAGTACCACCACTGTAATAGCCGCCGTTGCCACTACCCAGGCCGCTATAATTGCCGCCGGTTACCCAGCCATTATCGCCGTCATCAATCAGTAAACTACGTGTAAGAACAAGTAACTGCGGCTTTCTGTCGGCATGGCAGCCACCCCAACTTGATATATTAGAGCCATTATGTGTAGATACTCCGTTAGTTATATGGCTGCAGCCAATAATAACAAGTTCAGTGTACCACACTTGTGTAATTTTTGCAGCAACTGATGATGATTTAAATAGCGGAAGCGGTGTTCGCGTTACTAAATTCTTAAAAAGGGTAGGCTTTCCATCAATTAAATAATCTTTCTCAACCTCAGATAGGTTGTAGGTATAGAGCTGAGCAGAATAATCGCCATTAGGTACAGAGCTAAGTACCAAGTTTTCGGTTTTTCCGCTGTCAGGCAGACGGTATATAGAAAATGTGAGTGAGTGGTAGGATCCTTTGTCAATTCTCAATATGCTATCAGTATTTACATAAAAGTCATAATCTTCGTTGTATACACTTTTAGTAAGTTGAGCTTTATTGCGCTCTTCGTCAATCTTGTTTAAAATTTCTAAAACTTTAGGGTATTGTGCTAAATCTTTTTTTGAAATATAAGTATGCTTAAAACCTGTTTCGTGGGAAGAAGCATTTTTTTCGGTATCAGCGATGTCATCATGTTCACATCCGGAAAAAATAAATAAAAGGCAGGTCAATGCTGCTAAAAAGGAAAGTGCTTTTTTCATTATATTATAAATTGGTTGGTAAAGCCAATTTATAAAAATGCTACCATATATGTGTTAAAAAAAACGTTAATGTGTACAAGCAAAAAACGCCCCCGTTTCCGGAGGCGTTTCAATATAAGGTAGTTGCAAAACAACTTAATTCTTGTCTATAGCACCAAGAACGCGCATCATAAAACTATTAAGCGCATCTTTTTTGCTCATGCCGTCTTTTATCATTTTGCTTACTTCAAGCGCACCATACATATTAGAGATAAGTTCTCCCACTACATCAAGCTCCTCGTCTTTTAGCGAAGGCACTTCGGTAAGCGCTTCAAGCACTTCCAGGGTTTCTATAATATAGTCCTGGTCGTTTTGCTCTATAAACTCCGTTAGGTGCTTAATTACTGGTAACTTCATTTACAAGATCGGTTAAAATTTCTACTTTATTAGTTTGTACCTGGTTAACCAGTACCCCGTTTTTAAACGTGGCAAAAGTGGGCAGGTTATCTACCTTAGCCAGCTTGCGCGACTCAGGAAAATTTTCTGCGTCTGCAATTACAAACGTTGCGTTTTCATTTTCTGCAGCCATTTTTTTGAATTTTGGCTTCATGATCCTGCAATTACCGCACCATCCGGCCGAATATTGTACCACAACAACCGGTGCGCCGGCAACAATTTCTGCCAGGTTGTCCTTATCTAATTCCTGTAACATGATGGTTTACTTTTTTTGTATTTATAATTTAGTTAGAAGCAAGGTATGATGCCACACCTTTGCGGTCTGCCGTCATTGCTTCTTTGCCTTCTTCCCAGTTTGCAGGGCACACTTCACCTTTTTCCTGTACGTGAGTGTAGGCATCTATAAGCCTTAGGTATTCGTTTACATTACGCCCAAGAGGCATATCGTTTACACTTTCGTGGAATATTTTTCCGTCTTCGTCTACAAGGTATGTAGCACGGTAGGTAACGTTAGAACCTTTAAGGATAACAGAGTCAGTTTCTTCGTTATATTCAGAAGACTCTACATCAAGAATGCCCAGTATGTTAGAAAGGTTTCTCGTAGTATCTGCAAGTATAGGGTAAGTAACACCTTCTATACCACCGTTATCTTTTGCAGTGTTTAACCATGCAAAGTGTACCTCGTTAGTATCGCAAGAAGCGCCTATTACAGTAGTATTTCTTTTTTCAAATTCGCCAAGTGCAGCCTGAAACGCGTGAAGTTCTGTAGGGCATACGAATGTAAAATCTTTAGGGTACCAGAAAAGAAGTACTTTCTTTTTGTTGTTTACAGCCTCCTGGTAAACGTTGATCGATAAATTATCGCCCATTTCTGAAATGGCGTCAACGGCAATGTTTGGGAATTTTTTTCCTACTAATGACATAATCTTTGTATTTAAGTGGTTTTAAAAACGTTTTTAGAACAACACAAAAATACGCCGTTTATTAAATCATCTGATATAAGATTTATCATATTTGTTTATGATTTTATAAATAAAACCTATCTGTAATAAATTAACGATAAATTGTGAAAAATGCAACATAACACGCTTTTATGTTTTAAGTTTTTTATATTTGTTGCTGTACCAATACATAACAAATGGCATTTAAAGATCTTTTTCGTACTAAACCAATAGGCAAAATACTACAACAGGGCGGCGATGGAGAGCACGGCAGCCTGCACAAAGTATTAACGGTAAGAGATTTGACATTTTTTGGTATTGCAGCCATCATTGGCGGAGGTACATTTAGTGCCATTGGTAATGCTTGTTTTTCTGGCGGGCCTGCTGTAATATTGCTGTATATAATGTGTGCTGTGGCGTGTGGCTTTACCGCTATGTGCTATGCCGAATTTGCATCGCGAGTGCCGGTATCGGGCAGTGCTTA contains the following coding sequences:
- a CDS encoding helix-turn-helix domain-containing protein, whose product is MKKISTYSIQHQQKMFNLPVSNKDFFFVEIGKSSLFYPEPRRSETYSISYLKEGAIYVQAGLYTQRVTAPAIITLGPTVVRTMQEDPDNPPVMQILFFKDSFLLANRTNVFYLMGFDFFEKDDRHYCKPNTEATSRIARIFTFIKDTVQSGHLHEAEIVRSSTFILINESDAVHRQQDGGIKINADNLQPIVANFKKLLYKEYRSQRTVQFYADRLNITPKHLSEQLKKFTGKTAGEWIDEAIILEAKVLLQNKKLSVAEVSAQLNFADQSVFGKFFKAHTEFTPLQYRKSAL
- a CDS encoding EamA family transporter, translated to MALSIKNVGIVRTDAAQRLSLFIPILAAWFIFKEDFNNYKLMGLAVGLPALLLILSKKTDKPAGEWMYPAAVLLGFGIVDTMFKKVALFPEPEYTTSLFMIFVGALIITFCAVLYEIIFMKKKINTMNIAYGALVGIFNFGNILFYLKAHKEFSTNPSTVFAAMNMGVIVTGSLAGVLIFDEKLSVRNYAGIILALVAIVLIALSQIYS
- a CDS encoding S8 family serine peptidase codes for the protein MKRILFLFLLLPLMAASQEDAWVYFTDKPDAAYYLANPLEMLSQKALDRRARQNIALDDKDVPVSQTYIDAVRTSFGITIMAKSKWLNALHVRGSASDIRRLSSLSFIASITYADNTLNGRRKTVATSKSKAVSKQLNTQADYNYGSAATQIEMLNGHLLHQQDFTGTGLTIAVLDNGFPEVNNLPIFEHLYNNNLVLGTYNYVDRTDDVTIGGSHGTLVLSTMAGYKDGQLVGTAPDAFYYLFVTEDDAAENPVEESYWVQAAEAADSLGVDVINTSLGYFTYDNPAYSYTYENMDGNTAFMTRGANVAFSRGIFLVNSAGNSGAGSNPYISVPADAFNTLTVGAVDSSEQYAYFSSIGPSADGRVKPDVMAMGQGSAFSGTDGSIGAGSGTSFSSPITAGLVACLWQALPDKTNAELLQIIRQSADRYSNPDGFYGYGIPDFWQAYQSAALSVAGLAKNTIELYPNPATDVVYVVLPDEVVVCTAAFYNSLGQLVLQKTISRANNTIDISVLANGIYNYTISLKDGSAKQGKIIKL
- a CDS encoding NAD(P)H-dependent flavin oxidoreductase encodes the protein MNKITQLFKIQYPIIQAGMIWASGWKLASAVSNAGGLGLIGAGSMYPEVLREHIQKCKAATDKPFGVNVPMLYPNIQEIMDIIVEEGVKIVFTSAGNPKTWTSFLKEKGITVVHVVSSVKFALKSQEAGVDAVVAEGFEAGGHNGREETTTFTLIPMVREKLTIPLIAAGGIATGRGMLAAMVLGADGVQVGSRFLATTESSSHEKFKQMVVDLQEGETHLTLKELAPVRLIKNKFFHDVMALYATSPTPEDLKTLLGRARAKKGMFEGDLEEGELEIGQIAGLINDIKPAADIIKDMVEEFEQAKKEIALF
- a CDS encoding YiiX family permuted papain-like enzyme codes for the protein MRILFLLIITSLIGCKKETAADVSLLRDGDIIFQTSTSAQSRAIQLATHTEYSHCGIVYKDKGRYFVFEAIQPVTKTPLSAWIARGKDSHYTVKRLKDTRALTPLALTKMKTAARAMNGKNYDLYFEWSDDRIYCSELIWKLYKNATGLEVGHLKKLKDFNLSAPAVQQKMKERYGNNIPMDEKVISPADIYNSDLLKTVIEK
- a CDS encoding alkaline phosphatase, whose translation is MNRRKFFRNGSLFTLGAALINPLESTASVFDTGILNKNKKAKNIIFMVADGMSTGTLNMADLYLSRKNGKGSNWIQLYKDSRVTNALMDTASASSIVTDSSAGSSSWGGGVRVKNGVLNVGPNGEKYMPIWQKFKKAGKMAGCVTTVPITHATPAGFCVNNDSRNAMEDIAEDYLALGFDIMMGGGNDYFSAGHRKDKKDMYAAYKAKGWQVARTRQEMLATSPGKSVLGVFGDNGLPYSLDRTNDKELTNNTPTLAEMAQKAISHMKGNKNGFVLQIEGGKVDWGAHANDVGALLYDMTAFDEAVKVAIDFAEQDKETLVIITTDHGNANPGVIYGKNANDNFDSIQKFTHTNEWLLNEIKPDFTPAKVRELIAYGNGHTLTEDEAKSILSHYSGLNKEEDGLYNYKKVPFKSFAEMQKSYTSVGWISMDHSADYVNLAAFGPGSELLKPFVKNTDLHYLMLQAAEVENKF
- the rplS gene encoding 50S ribosomal protein L19; translation: MSDLVKFVQDEFVTKKDFPDFGAGDTITVYYEIKEGEKTRTQFFKGVVIQKRGAGITQTFTIRKMSGAVGVERIFPLNMPALQKIELNQRGKVRRARIFYFRDLTGKKAKIKEKRRR